A genomic segment from Pseudorca crassidens isolate mPseCra1 chromosome 4, mPseCra1.hap1, whole genome shotgun sequence encodes:
- the LOC137223116 gene encoding NF-kappa-B inhibitor-interacting Ras-like protein 1 produces the protein MEDCETMEDVYMASVETDRGVKEQVHLYDTRGLQEGVELPKHYFSFADGFVFVYSVNNFESFQRVELLKKEIDRFKDKKEVAIVVLGNKTDLSEQKQADTEVAQQWARSEKVPLWEVTVTDLKTLIEPLTLLARKLSQPQNNASFPLPGRRSKGNYSSEN, from the coding sequence ATGGAGGACTGTGAAACAATGGAAGATGTGTATATGGCTTCAGTGGAAACAGATCGGGGAGTCAAGGAACAGGTACATCTTTACGACACCAGGGGCCTACAGGAAGGTGTGGAGCTGCCAaagcattatttttcatttgccgATGGCTTcgtttttgtgtacagtgtgaaTAACTTTGAATCCTTTCAAAGAGTGGAgcttctgaagaaagaaattgatcGGTTCAAAGACAAAAAAGAGGTGGCAATTGTTGTGTTAGGAAACAAAACTGACCTTTCTGAGCAGAAACAAGCGGACACTGAAGTGGCACAGCAGTGGGCCAGGAGCGAGAAGGTGCCTCTGTGGGAGGTGACGGTCACAGATCTCAAGACCCTGATCGAGCCCTTAACCCTGCTAGCCCGCAAACTCTCCCAGCCCCAGAACAATGCgagcttccctctgcctgggaggaGAAGCAAAGGCAACTACAGCTCTGAGAACTAA